In the Malus domestica chromosome 16, GDT2T_hap1 genome, one interval contains:
- the LOC103443123 gene encoding peptidyl-prolyl cis-trans isomerase FKBP43 isoform X4 yields MAFWGVEVKPGNPFTHIFDGLKGRLHVSMATLGNGTATKKSTLQCNVGNKSPVYLCSLFPEKAESLQINVEFEECEEVIFSVLGPRSVHLSGHYLPRHQHHNFDDDNSESYGEDIANSETKMSVDSEEDKYEDSFINDDDPEVFPASPVLDSEEELLDEHKPHNGKGHRRRLRKMYQVSESEVEGEDDDRCLISSLYKTKSSTRNTTEEVEEKVDKRAADTTTSNETEDGVFNATETMNDGDDVDVDGQLKRQFDQPVDTFLPSSEEGLEIGGTPKKKRKERLDDKAFESGFREKEDEAQNDDTKVENRTQNLCVEDGQEQKVANHIALEGPDDFSKPSTEVNLENDGKLKKKRKERPEDKALKAGILEKEDEKPQKDDTRAKNRIQNLCVEDGQEQIVANHIAPEGPDDFPKPSTEVNLENGGKLKKKWKERPKDKALEKVDEAQKDDTRAQIQTQILCVMDGQEQKVAKHIVPEGPDDLSKPSIEVNLENGERPKKKRKKRVEGKILEVVCTNLDDVVKEDKGQQDEARGGICPDLPVRSEQNQQSAKDGNSGHDSGRFVDGQSDEKKVKKKKKKSKTEAHEVAGNTDVPLLSAEDNANAKSSQVKTFPSGLRIEELEAGKPDGKVATSGKKISVHYVGKLKENGKVMDSTDSSAPYRFRLGKGEVIDGWDVGIDGMRVGEKRRLVIPPSLAYGSRGDGAGIPPNSWLEYDIELVKAR; encoded by the exons ATGGCTTTCTGGG GAGTCGAAGTGAAACCCGGAAATCCTTTCACTCACATATTTGATGGCTTGAAAGGACGCCTTCACGTTTCAATG GCCACACTGGGGAATGGGACTGCGACGAAAAAAAGCACACTTCAGTGTAATGTGGGAAACAAGAGTCCTGTTTATCTATGCTCCTTGTTTCCTGAGAAGGCTGAGTCATTGCAAATAAATGTGGAGTTTGAAGAGTGTGAGGAAGTCATCTTCTCAGTTCTTGGTCCTCGGAGTGTTCACCTATCTGGCCACTATCTTCCTCGTCACCAACATCACAATTTTGATGATGATAATTC AGAATCTTATGGGGAAGATATTGCTAATTCCGAAACCAAGATGTCTGTTGATAGTGAAGAAGACAAGTATGAAGATAGTTTTATTAATGATGATGACCCAGAAGTCTTCCCAGCTTCTCCTGTTCTTGATAGTGAAG AGGAGCTTTTGGACGAGCATAAACCTCATAATGGCAAGGGCCATCGAAGACGACTTCGGAAGATGTACCAAGTGAGCGAGTCCGAAGTGGAGGGTGAAGATGATGACAGATGCCTAATTTCCTCTTTGTACAAGACAAAATCCAGTACTAGAAACACAACAGAGGAAGTTGAAGAAAAAGTTGACAAGAGAGCCGCAGATACCACTACTAGCAATGAAACAGAGGATGGTGTCTTTAATGCTACTGAAACAATGAACGATGGTGATGATGTGGATGTAGATGGTCAGTTGAAAAG GCAATTTGACCAGCCAGTAGATACCTTCCTACCTTCTTCTGAAGAAGGCCTTGAAATTGGTGGAAcaccaaagaaaaaaaggaaagaacgGCTGGATGATAAAGCATTTGAATCTGGTTTTCGTGAAAAAGAGGACGAAGCCCAAAATGATGACACCAAAGTTGAAAATAGGACCCAAAATTTGTGTGTGGAGGATGGACAAGAACAGAAGGTGGCCAATCATAT CGCACTTGAAGGGCCAGATGATTTTTCAAAGCCTTCAACAGAGGTCAACCTTGAAAATGATGgaaaactgaagaaaaaaaggaaagagcGGCCAGAAGATAAAGCACTTAAAGCTGGTATCCTTGAAAAGGAGGATGAAAAACCCCAGAAAGATGACACCAGAGCCAAAAATAGGATCCAAAACTTGTGTGTGGAGGATGGACAAGAACAGATAGTGGCCAACCATAT TGCACCTGAAGGGCCAGATGATTTCCCAAAGCCTTCAACAGAGGTCAACCTTGAAAATGGTGGAAAGCTGAAGAAAAAATGGAAAGAACGGCCAAAGGATAAAGCACTTGAAAAGGTGGACGAAGCCCAGAAAGATGACACTAGAGCCCAAATTCAGACCCAAATTTTGTGCGTTATGGATGGACAAGAACAGAAGGTGGCCAAACATAT TGTACCTGAGGGGCCAGATGATTTGTCAAAGCCTTCAATAGAGGTCAAccttgaaaatggtgaaaggccaaagaagaaaaggaagaagcgTGTGGAGGGGAAAATATTGGAGGTTGTCTGCACTAACCTTGATGATGTTGTTAAAGAGGATAAAGGGCAGCAGGATGAGGCAAGGGGTGGCATCTGCCCAGATCTACCTGTGAGGAGTGAGCAAAATCAGCAGTCAGCCAAGGATGG GAATTCTGGCCATGATTCTGGTAGATTTGTTGATGGTCAATCTGATGAAAAGAAAgttaaaaagaagaagaagaaaagtaaaACCGAAGCACATGAGGTAGCTGGGAACACAGATGTGCCTCTCTTGTCAGCAGAAGATAATGCTAATGCCAAGTCATCTCAAGTTAAGACCTTCCCAAGTGGATTAAGAATTGAGGAGTTAGAAGCTGGAAAACCAGATGGCAAAGTTGCCACATCGGGGAAAAAG ATAAGTGTTCACTATGTTGGCAAGTTGAAAGAGAACGGCAAGGTAATGGACTCAACTGACAGCAGTGCTCCTTACAGGTTTCGCTTAG GCAAAGGGGAAGTTATAGATGGTTGGGATGTTGGCATTGACG GTATGCGAGTTGGTGAAAAAAGAAGACTTGTTATACCCCCGTCATTGGC CTATGGGAGTAGAGGAGATGGTGCAGGTATACCACCAAACTCATGGCTGGAATATGATATTGAATTAGTGAAAGCTCGTTAA
- the LOC103443123 gene encoding peptidyl-prolyl cis-trans isomerase FKBP43 isoform X1, translating to MAFWGVEVKPGNPFTHIFDGLKGRLHVSMATLGNGTATKKSTLQCNVGNKSPVYLCSLFPEKAESLQINVEFEECEEVIFSVLGPRSVHLSGHYLPRHQHHNFDDDNSESYGEDIANSETKMSVDSEEDKYEDSFINDDDPEVFPASPVLDSEEELLDEHKPHNGKGHRRRLRKMYQVSESEVEGEDDDRCLISSLYKTKSSTRNTTEEVEEKVDKRAADTTTSNETEDGVFNATETMNDGDDVDVDGQLKRQFDQPVDTFLPSSEEGLEIGGTPKKKRKERLDDKAFESGFREKEDEAQNDDTKVENRTQNLCVEDGQEQKVANHISALEGPDDFSKPSTEVNLENDGKLKKKRKERPEDKALKAGILEKEDEKPQKDDTRAKNRIQNLCVEDGQEQIVANHIAPEGPDDFPKPSTEVNLENGGKLKKKWKERPKDKALEKVDEAQKDDTRAQIQTQILCVMDGQEQKVAKHISVPEGPDDLSKPSIEVNLENGERPKKKRKKRVEGKILEVVCTNLDDVVKEDKGQQDEARGGICPDLPVRSEQNQQSAKDGNSGHDSGRFVDGQSDEKKVKKKKKKSKTEAHEVAGNTDVPLLSAEDNANAKSSQVKTFPSGLRIEELEAGKPDGKVATSGKKISVHYVGKLKENGKVMDSTDSSAPYRFRLGKGEVIDGWDVGIDGMRVGEKRRLVIPPSLAYGSRGDGAGIPPNSWLEYDIELVKAR from the exons ATGGCTTTCTGGG GAGTCGAAGTGAAACCCGGAAATCCTTTCACTCACATATTTGATGGCTTGAAAGGACGCCTTCACGTTTCAATG GCCACACTGGGGAATGGGACTGCGACGAAAAAAAGCACACTTCAGTGTAATGTGGGAAACAAGAGTCCTGTTTATCTATGCTCCTTGTTTCCTGAGAAGGCTGAGTCATTGCAAATAAATGTGGAGTTTGAAGAGTGTGAGGAAGTCATCTTCTCAGTTCTTGGTCCTCGGAGTGTTCACCTATCTGGCCACTATCTTCCTCGTCACCAACATCACAATTTTGATGATGATAATTC AGAATCTTATGGGGAAGATATTGCTAATTCCGAAACCAAGATGTCTGTTGATAGTGAAGAAGACAAGTATGAAGATAGTTTTATTAATGATGATGACCCAGAAGTCTTCCCAGCTTCTCCTGTTCTTGATAGTGAAG AGGAGCTTTTGGACGAGCATAAACCTCATAATGGCAAGGGCCATCGAAGACGACTTCGGAAGATGTACCAAGTGAGCGAGTCCGAAGTGGAGGGTGAAGATGATGACAGATGCCTAATTTCCTCTTTGTACAAGACAAAATCCAGTACTAGAAACACAACAGAGGAAGTTGAAGAAAAAGTTGACAAGAGAGCCGCAGATACCACTACTAGCAATGAAACAGAGGATGGTGTCTTTAATGCTACTGAAACAATGAACGATGGTGATGATGTGGATGTAGATGGTCAGTTGAAAAG GCAATTTGACCAGCCAGTAGATACCTTCCTACCTTCTTCTGAAGAAGGCCTTGAAATTGGTGGAAcaccaaagaaaaaaaggaaagaacgGCTGGATGATAAAGCATTTGAATCTGGTTTTCGTGAAAAAGAGGACGAAGCCCAAAATGATGACACCAAAGTTGAAAATAGGACCCAAAATTTGTGTGTGGAGGATGGACAAGAACAGAAGGTGGCCAATCATAT CAGCGCACTTGAAGGGCCAGATGATTTTTCAAAGCCTTCAACAGAGGTCAACCTTGAAAATGATGgaaaactgaagaaaaaaaggaaagagcGGCCAGAAGATAAAGCACTTAAAGCTGGTATCCTTGAAAAGGAGGATGAAAAACCCCAGAAAGATGACACCAGAGCCAAAAATAGGATCCAAAACTTGTGTGTGGAGGATGGACAAGAACAGATAGTGGCCAACCATAT TGCACCTGAAGGGCCAGATGATTTCCCAAAGCCTTCAACAGAGGTCAACCTTGAAAATGGTGGAAAGCTGAAGAAAAAATGGAAAGAACGGCCAAAGGATAAAGCACTTGAAAAGGTGGACGAAGCCCAGAAAGATGACACTAGAGCCCAAATTCAGACCCAAATTTTGTGCGTTATGGATGGACAAGAACAGAAGGTGGCCAAACATAT CAGTGTACCTGAGGGGCCAGATGATTTGTCAAAGCCTTCAATAGAGGTCAAccttgaaaatggtgaaaggccaaagaagaaaaggaagaagcgTGTGGAGGGGAAAATATTGGAGGTTGTCTGCACTAACCTTGATGATGTTGTTAAAGAGGATAAAGGGCAGCAGGATGAGGCAAGGGGTGGCATCTGCCCAGATCTACCTGTGAGGAGTGAGCAAAATCAGCAGTCAGCCAAGGATGG GAATTCTGGCCATGATTCTGGTAGATTTGTTGATGGTCAATCTGATGAAAAGAAAgttaaaaagaagaagaagaaaagtaaaACCGAAGCACATGAGGTAGCTGGGAACACAGATGTGCCTCTCTTGTCAGCAGAAGATAATGCTAATGCCAAGTCATCTCAAGTTAAGACCTTCCCAAGTGGATTAAGAATTGAGGAGTTAGAAGCTGGAAAACCAGATGGCAAAGTTGCCACATCGGGGAAAAAG ATAAGTGTTCACTATGTTGGCAAGTTGAAAGAGAACGGCAAGGTAATGGACTCAACTGACAGCAGTGCTCCTTACAGGTTTCGCTTAG GCAAAGGGGAAGTTATAGATGGTTGGGATGTTGGCATTGACG GTATGCGAGTTGGTGAAAAAAGAAGACTTGTTATACCCCCGTCATTGGC CTATGGGAGTAGAGGAGATGGTGCAGGTATACCACCAAACTCATGGCTGGAATATGATATTGAATTAGTGAAAGCTCGTTAA
- the LOC103443123 gene encoding peptidyl-prolyl cis-trans isomerase FKBP43 isoform X3, with translation MAFWGVEVKPGNPFTHIFDGLKGRLHVSMATLGNGTATKKSTLQCNVGNKSPVYLCSLFPEKAESLQINVEFEECEEVIFSVLGPRSVHLSGHYLPRHQHHNFDDDNSESYGEDIANSETKMSVDSEEDKYEDSFINDDDPEVFPASPVLDSEEELLDEHKPHNGKGHRRRLRKMYQVSESEVEGEDDDRCLISSLYKTKSSTRNTTEEVEEKVDKRAADTTTSNETEDGVFNATETMNDGDDVDVDGQLKRQFDQPVDTFLPSSEEGLEIGGTPKKKRKERLDDKAFESGFREKEDEAQNDDTKVENRTQNLCVEDGQEQKVANHIALEGPDDFSKPSTEVNLENDGKLKKKRKERPEDKALKAGILEKEDEKPQKDDTRAKNRIQNLCVEDGQEQIVANHIAPEGPDDFPKPSTEVNLENGGKLKKKWKERPKDKALEKVDEAQKDDTRAQIQTQILCVMDGQEQKVAKHISVPEGPDDLSKPSIEVNLENGERPKKKRKKRVEGKILEVVCTNLDDVVKEDKGQQDEARGGICPDLPVRSEQNQQSAKDGNSGHDSGRFVDGQSDEKKVKKKKKKSKTEAHEVAGNTDVPLLSAEDNANAKSSQVKTFPSGLRIEELEAGKPDGKVATSGKKISVHYVGKLKENGKVMDSTDSSAPYRFRLGKGEVIDGWDVGIDGMRVGEKRRLVIPPSLAYGSRGDGAGIPPNSWLEYDIELVKAR, from the exons ATGGCTTTCTGGG GAGTCGAAGTGAAACCCGGAAATCCTTTCACTCACATATTTGATGGCTTGAAAGGACGCCTTCACGTTTCAATG GCCACACTGGGGAATGGGACTGCGACGAAAAAAAGCACACTTCAGTGTAATGTGGGAAACAAGAGTCCTGTTTATCTATGCTCCTTGTTTCCTGAGAAGGCTGAGTCATTGCAAATAAATGTGGAGTTTGAAGAGTGTGAGGAAGTCATCTTCTCAGTTCTTGGTCCTCGGAGTGTTCACCTATCTGGCCACTATCTTCCTCGTCACCAACATCACAATTTTGATGATGATAATTC AGAATCTTATGGGGAAGATATTGCTAATTCCGAAACCAAGATGTCTGTTGATAGTGAAGAAGACAAGTATGAAGATAGTTTTATTAATGATGATGACCCAGAAGTCTTCCCAGCTTCTCCTGTTCTTGATAGTGAAG AGGAGCTTTTGGACGAGCATAAACCTCATAATGGCAAGGGCCATCGAAGACGACTTCGGAAGATGTACCAAGTGAGCGAGTCCGAAGTGGAGGGTGAAGATGATGACAGATGCCTAATTTCCTCTTTGTACAAGACAAAATCCAGTACTAGAAACACAACAGAGGAAGTTGAAGAAAAAGTTGACAAGAGAGCCGCAGATACCACTACTAGCAATGAAACAGAGGATGGTGTCTTTAATGCTACTGAAACAATGAACGATGGTGATGATGTGGATGTAGATGGTCAGTTGAAAAG GCAATTTGACCAGCCAGTAGATACCTTCCTACCTTCTTCTGAAGAAGGCCTTGAAATTGGTGGAAcaccaaagaaaaaaaggaaagaacgGCTGGATGATAAAGCATTTGAATCTGGTTTTCGTGAAAAAGAGGACGAAGCCCAAAATGATGACACCAAAGTTGAAAATAGGACCCAAAATTTGTGTGTGGAGGATGGACAAGAACAGAAGGTGGCCAATCATAT CGCACTTGAAGGGCCAGATGATTTTTCAAAGCCTTCAACAGAGGTCAACCTTGAAAATGATGgaaaactgaagaaaaaaaggaaagagcGGCCAGAAGATAAAGCACTTAAAGCTGGTATCCTTGAAAAGGAGGATGAAAAACCCCAGAAAGATGACACCAGAGCCAAAAATAGGATCCAAAACTTGTGTGTGGAGGATGGACAAGAACAGATAGTGGCCAACCATAT TGCACCTGAAGGGCCAGATGATTTCCCAAAGCCTTCAACAGAGGTCAACCTTGAAAATGGTGGAAAGCTGAAGAAAAAATGGAAAGAACGGCCAAAGGATAAAGCACTTGAAAAGGTGGACGAAGCCCAGAAAGATGACACTAGAGCCCAAATTCAGACCCAAATTTTGTGCGTTATGGATGGACAAGAACAGAAGGTGGCCAAACATAT CAGTGTACCTGAGGGGCCAGATGATTTGTCAAAGCCTTCAATAGAGGTCAAccttgaaaatggtgaaaggccaaagaagaaaaggaagaagcgTGTGGAGGGGAAAATATTGGAGGTTGTCTGCACTAACCTTGATGATGTTGTTAAAGAGGATAAAGGGCAGCAGGATGAGGCAAGGGGTGGCATCTGCCCAGATCTACCTGTGAGGAGTGAGCAAAATCAGCAGTCAGCCAAGGATGG GAATTCTGGCCATGATTCTGGTAGATTTGTTGATGGTCAATCTGATGAAAAGAAAgttaaaaagaagaagaagaaaagtaaaACCGAAGCACATGAGGTAGCTGGGAACACAGATGTGCCTCTCTTGTCAGCAGAAGATAATGCTAATGCCAAGTCATCTCAAGTTAAGACCTTCCCAAGTGGATTAAGAATTGAGGAGTTAGAAGCTGGAAAACCAGATGGCAAAGTTGCCACATCGGGGAAAAAG ATAAGTGTTCACTATGTTGGCAAGTTGAAAGAGAACGGCAAGGTAATGGACTCAACTGACAGCAGTGCTCCTTACAGGTTTCGCTTAG GCAAAGGGGAAGTTATAGATGGTTGGGATGTTGGCATTGACG GTATGCGAGTTGGTGAAAAAAGAAGACTTGTTATACCCCCGTCATTGGC CTATGGGAGTAGAGGAGATGGTGCAGGTATACCACCAAACTCATGGCTGGAATATGATATTGAATTAGTGAAAGCTCGTTAA
- the LOC103443123 gene encoding peptidyl-prolyl cis-trans isomerase FKBP43 isoform X2 has product MAFWGVEVKPGNPFTHIFDGLKGRLHVSMATLGNGTATKKSTLQCNVGNKSPVYLCSLFPEKAESLQINVEFEECEEVIFSVLGPRSVHLSGHYLPRHQHHNFDDDNSESYGEDIANSETKMSVDSEEDKYEDSFINDDDPEVFPASPVLDSEEELLDEHKPHNGKGHRRRLRKMYQVSESEVEGEDDDRCLISSLYKTKSSTRNTTEEVEEKVDKRAADTTTSNETEDGVFNATETMNDGDDVDVDGQLKRQFDQPVDTFLPSSEEGLEIGGTPKKKRKERLDDKAFESGFREKEDEAQNDDTKVENRTQNLCVEDGQEQKVANHISALEGPDDFSKPSTEVNLENDGKLKKKRKERPEDKALKAGILEKEDEKPQKDDTRAKNRIQNLCVEDGQEQIVANHIAPEGPDDFPKPSTEVNLENGGKLKKKWKERPKDKALEKVDEAQKDDTRAQIQTQILCVMDGQEQKVAKHIVPEGPDDLSKPSIEVNLENGERPKKKRKKRVEGKILEVVCTNLDDVVKEDKGQQDEARGGICPDLPVRSEQNQQSAKDGNSGHDSGRFVDGQSDEKKVKKKKKKSKTEAHEVAGNTDVPLLSAEDNANAKSSQVKTFPSGLRIEELEAGKPDGKVATSGKKISVHYVGKLKENGKVMDSTDSSAPYRFRLGKGEVIDGWDVGIDGMRVGEKRRLVIPPSLAYGSRGDGAGIPPNSWLEYDIELVKAR; this is encoded by the exons ATGGCTTTCTGGG GAGTCGAAGTGAAACCCGGAAATCCTTTCACTCACATATTTGATGGCTTGAAAGGACGCCTTCACGTTTCAATG GCCACACTGGGGAATGGGACTGCGACGAAAAAAAGCACACTTCAGTGTAATGTGGGAAACAAGAGTCCTGTTTATCTATGCTCCTTGTTTCCTGAGAAGGCTGAGTCATTGCAAATAAATGTGGAGTTTGAAGAGTGTGAGGAAGTCATCTTCTCAGTTCTTGGTCCTCGGAGTGTTCACCTATCTGGCCACTATCTTCCTCGTCACCAACATCACAATTTTGATGATGATAATTC AGAATCTTATGGGGAAGATATTGCTAATTCCGAAACCAAGATGTCTGTTGATAGTGAAGAAGACAAGTATGAAGATAGTTTTATTAATGATGATGACCCAGAAGTCTTCCCAGCTTCTCCTGTTCTTGATAGTGAAG AGGAGCTTTTGGACGAGCATAAACCTCATAATGGCAAGGGCCATCGAAGACGACTTCGGAAGATGTACCAAGTGAGCGAGTCCGAAGTGGAGGGTGAAGATGATGACAGATGCCTAATTTCCTCTTTGTACAAGACAAAATCCAGTACTAGAAACACAACAGAGGAAGTTGAAGAAAAAGTTGACAAGAGAGCCGCAGATACCACTACTAGCAATGAAACAGAGGATGGTGTCTTTAATGCTACTGAAACAATGAACGATGGTGATGATGTGGATGTAGATGGTCAGTTGAAAAG GCAATTTGACCAGCCAGTAGATACCTTCCTACCTTCTTCTGAAGAAGGCCTTGAAATTGGTGGAAcaccaaagaaaaaaaggaaagaacgGCTGGATGATAAAGCATTTGAATCTGGTTTTCGTGAAAAAGAGGACGAAGCCCAAAATGATGACACCAAAGTTGAAAATAGGACCCAAAATTTGTGTGTGGAGGATGGACAAGAACAGAAGGTGGCCAATCATAT CAGCGCACTTGAAGGGCCAGATGATTTTTCAAAGCCTTCAACAGAGGTCAACCTTGAAAATGATGgaaaactgaagaaaaaaaggaaagagcGGCCAGAAGATAAAGCACTTAAAGCTGGTATCCTTGAAAAGGAGGATGAAAAACCCCAGAAAGATGACACCAGAGCCAAAAATAGGATCCAAAACTTGTGTGTGGAGGATGGACAAGAACAGATAGTGGCCAACCATAT TGCACCTGAAGGGCCAGATGATTTCCCAAAGCCTTCAACAGAGGTCAACCTTGAAAATGGTGGAAAGCTGAAGAAAAAATGGAAAGAACGGCCAAAGGATAAAGCACTTGAAAAGGTGGACGAAGCCCAGAAAGATGACACTAGAGCCCAAATTCAGACCCAAATTTTGTGCGTTATGGATGGACAAGAACAGAAGGTGGCCAAACATAT TGTACCTGAGGGGCCAGATGATTTGTCAAAGCCTTCAATAGAGGTCAAccttgaaaatggtgaaaggccaaagaagaaaaggaagaagcgTGTGGAGGGGAAAATATTGGAGGTTGTCTGCACTAACCTTGATGATGTTGTTAAAGAGGATAAAGGGCAGCAGGATGAGGCAAGGGGTGGCATCTGCCCAGATCTACCTGTGAGGAGTGAGCAAAATCAGCAGTCAGCCAAGGATGG GAATTCTGGCCATGATTCTGGTAGATTTGTTGATGGTCAATCTGATGAAAAGAAAgttaaaaagaagaagaagaaaagtaaaACCGAAGCACATGAGGTAGCTGGGAACACAGATGTGCCTCTCTTGTCAGCAGAAGATAATGCTAATGCCAAGTCATCTCAAGTTAAGACCTTCCCAAGTGGATTAAGAATTGAGGAGTTAGAAGCTGGAAAACCAGATGGCAAAGTTGCCACATCGGGGAAAAAG ATAAGTGTTCACTATGTTGGCAAGTTGAAAGAGAACGGCAAGGTAATGGACTCAACTGACAGCAGTGCTCCTTACAGGTTTCGCTTAG GCAAAGGGGAAGTTATAGATGGTTGGGATGTTGGCATTGACG GTATGCGAGTTGGTGAAAAAAGAAGACTTGTTATACCCCCGTCATTGGC CTATGGGAGTAGAGGAGATGGTGCAGGTATACCACCAAACTCATGGCTGGAATATGATATTGAATTAGTGAAAGCTCGTTAA